The following DNA comes from Buttiauxella agrestis.
GAATTTCAAAACCATCAATGTAGCCGTAGGTGCTTAGATGCTGAGCGATTGGATAGAGTATGAACGGAAGAATTAGTGGAAGTGCCCACCAATTATCTTTGTATTTGTTGTACAACGAAGAAATTTGCATCATCAATGTCTGCTTTTATACACAAATTCCAGATTCTGGAATGATTAACAAGCATCCATTGCTTAAGAGTGAGTCGTATTTATACTCGGTTATTTTAATATCATACTTTAGGTGGGTAATATCATCTCGGTATCATCATAGATTATCACATTGTTTTTACTCTTGTTTTTTATGTAATACATTGCCGTATCCGCCTTTTTCAACAATGTGGCAATATCACGCCCATGTTCGGGGTAAATAGAAATACCAATGCTGGCAGACAAAAAATCAATGGTGGTTGCAGAGAGGGTGTAAACACCGGAGACCGAGGCGAGTATTTTCTTAGCAAGCTCAATAACAGCCTCTTTCTCACGTTGGCAAACCACGATGATAAATTCATCACCGCCAATTCGGGCAACAAAACCCTCATCACTGACAACGATTCTGAGCGTTTGCGAAATGCTAACCAGCAACTCATCGCCAATGGCGTGCCCCCAGACATCATTCACGCGTTTAAAGCCATCGAGGTCAAGAAACAAAATGTGCAGCGGTTCTACCTGACGCTTAAACAGAGTGTGCAAATGGTTTTGCAGATAAAAGCGATTAGGTAATTGAGTCAGCGCATCGTGTTGTGTCATTTTTTTCAGCTGCAAGTTTTTAGCAATTAACTCGCGCTTGAGAAGCTCATTGCTTAAATGTTCTTTGAAATTAACAAACCAAATAAATATAGAAATGATAAATATCATTACAATAAGTACGATTAACATCATCGCAATGGTTTTTTCTATGTGAACTTCCTGATTGATGGCTGCTAAAGCTCTGAATGAAGGCGCCATATTTAAATCACTGGTGCCTAAAAAATGCATAATGGCGACACCGAGGCAAAGAGTCACCGTTGCACTGAGTCGATAGAAATTGGCATAGCTATCATTTTTACTCGTCATGACCAACATCATGTGAGTTAAGCGCAACATAATTAATGAGGTAATAAAAATAACGGCTAACGATAGGGTGACATACGTGATGCTGGCATGTCTGTGGCCTGCATTGATGATTGCTGCAACGCCCAGATAATGCATTGATGCAATGGTTGAGGAAAATAACAGTGCTGGAAGAAGATAGCGTTTACCACGGAATTTTTTGAATAAAAAACAACCAAATCCCAGCGTGCAACCAATAATGGCGATTAACAGTGAAGCCATTGTTTTATGAATGTTATAATTAATAACATGACTATGATGATGAGCCTGCATCATCATATAGTGCAAAACCCAAACTCCACATCCCATCGCTGGACCACTGCATAAAGGCCAGCAATAATGATTTTTGCGCGCGCCCGCTTTACATAGCCAAAAAGAGACATAAAAAGTGAGGCATGCAATAATTACTGCGAGTAGGACTAATGAAATATCGTAATTAAATAACATCTTTAACTTAAAATTTACTCTTGATAGGCATGTGTTTATTATAATCGAGCTGCGGTTGGATAATAACGATGTGCATATTATCTTCAAGAGATTTCTATTAATTTTAGGAAATAAAAGACAACCCGTTTACGAGTTGTCTTTTTCGCACTCCTTGAACAGGGTTGATGCGTATCAGTGTTGTTCCTGGTCCTGAGCTTCTTTCGATGCGTTATTTTTCTCTAACACCAGGCATATTTCATCGATTGGCAACGGGCGCCAGAACAAAAAACCTTGAGCGAGTTCAATTCCGGCAGACCGTACCAGCGCCATTTCATGTTCTGTTTCAACACCTTCAATCAGAATCTGACGTAGTTCATCCTCCGTTTCGACCCCTTCAATCACCACATGACACTCGGTAATCTGGCACAATTTTGTGACTTGTCTGAGAAACTGCAGCCCGCCTTTTTTGCCCAATCCTATTACCAAAGAACGGTCCAGTTTGATTTTGTCGAGTGGATAGCGAGTCAGGTAGTTGAGCGTTGAGTAACCGGCACCAAAATCATCAAGAGCAATTTTTATCCCGCGTAGTTTCAGTTGAGCGAGAACCTCTGCAACTTGTTCTGGTGCATTCACGGCCTGCGACTCGGTAATCTCAATTTCAAGCTCCCAGCCAGCAGGTAATGGTTCGCTCAAAATGCGTGAAATAACGTTAAACAGGCGTTTATCGACGAGGGTTTGTGGCGACACGTTGACCGATAGCGTCATCCCTGTGTAATGGCTCAAGTGCTGACGAAGATAACTGACGGCCTGTTCCATTACCCAAAAATCGATATCTGGCATGGCATTTAAGCGATCGTAATATCGTAAAAAGAGAGGTGGAGATATTTTACCGTCATTACCTTTATGTCGAATAAGCGCTTCCATACCAATAATCCGCCGGTCTGAAAGCCGAACCTGAGGTTGGAAATAGAGAATAAAGTGCCCGCTAGATTGCAATTGATGCACATGATCCAGTGCTTCCATATACTCTTTTTCGTCCTTGAGTTTGCGATGGTTAGGCATTAACTCGAGATTTGTCGGCGGCAAGAATAAGTGCTGCTGTTGGTTATTTTTCTTGCTGATCGTCCAGCGTTGCAAGAACGGGGCATATATCAACATGCCTACGGCAATAATAATGAAGTTCAGAATAATGGCGGCAATGGAGCCATTGGTTCCTATCCACGTGCTAATAATTGGCGGCACACTCCAGTTCACGGCAACTGAAATTGCCGGAACCAGGTGCCATGCCGTCGCCGTATAAGCAATGATGTATGAAACCGCGGGTACCAGAATGAAGGGGATAATCAGCACTGGGTTCATCACAATGGGCAGGCCAAAAATCAGTGGCTCGTTAATATTAAAGATAGCCAATGGGACTGACGGGCCGATGATATGGCGGTGTGAACTATTTTTGGTAAAGATGATGCACAGTAGCATGCTCAGGGTGCTGCCCGTTCCGCCGATGGTGCACCAGATATTGTAAAACTCCGGGCTTAATATATTGAGGTCGGCGTGTCCAGCATGCCATGCCGCGATGTTTGCCTGAGCTTCAGCCAGAAAATTGGCATCGATATCGTAGAATAAAAAATAACCATGCAAACCAAAAAACCAGGGAATACAGCGCAATACGATATACAGAAGCCCTGTGGAGAAGGTTTGCGGATAGCTATGTTGCAGCGCATTTTCTATGTAGCCTGGCACCAGTGAAAACAAATGATGTGCCAAAAAACTCATCACAAAAGTGCAAAATGAAATGGTGAATATGGAAAAGAAGAACAGGACTGTGTTTTTTATATTTTTAGTCTGCGCCCCTAACTGCTTATCGACCTGTCCTATAAATCTGTCCAGACAGTAATTAACAATAATACCCGAGAAAAGTGCAATAGGAATGGAGATATCGAGGAAAAATAGCCGGTCATCACTGATTGCGCGACTGATAAATAGCAGGCTACATATATTTACAGTCAGGAAGTGGGTGACCGATCTTCGATTACGAATTGCCCAGTGTAATGCCATAAAGGCATTCATCAGGATTGGCATGAAATCCATAAGCGTTTGTTGTAATTGGTCGAGCCAGAGGGCAAAAGCATGCCACCCGACATAGCCCGATATAACAGAGCATACCAGTAGTAACGCGCGAATAATTGCAAAGGGAACAATAGCTAACGAACTGGCGACAATAGATTTAACAATGTTGTTGTTAAAAAGTAATGCCTTGCTGGTGTTCAACTGATAAATAAAATTGTTCTGAAACCACACACGTACCATTGTGAAAACCACCATCAGGTTATGTTTTTTTCGGGTAAATGATTGCTGGAAGACTATTTTCAGGCGCTTTAGAAAGACATCTCATCGAATGATGGGCTAAACACTTTAATGTTTCTTCATAATAAGAAAGATAACTATCTGGAAATCAGGTCAGTGAAAAAAACGGAAGAATTTCAGACTCAAATTTCTGGATGTCAGCGGAGTAAGCGCCATACTTAATGTATAAAATACAAGCATAGATCGGTATTGACGATCAATAACTAATAATTAATAGGTGTAATTGATAGGTATTGGTGATCAATTTATTAAATACAGATCGGTGTAATCTATTGCTCTGTTAATATTCATGGCGTTTTTGGTTATCATTATGTGTGTTTTATTTTATATCATTAGCAGTAGTTATCTGGTCTGAACAGTATATTAAAGAAGTGTTTTTTGGCACAAAGGGTGTTATGTGGCGCGAAGTGGAGTTCGAAGCATTTTTATCGGGAAGATGAAGCTTAAGTAAATTTTCCTTAAGCTTCATCTCAATCAGGCTGTTAAGCGAATATTATTCGTCTTCAGGCAGCAGATATTTTTGGCAGTACAAGTAAGGGATGCCTTCTCTGGTGATCAGGTCCGCGTCCTTGTTCAGCGTAAAAATATCAATATCGGTCACGCCGGAGTTCTTCAGGTAGAAGTCAGGAAGGAATTTTATGAGCAATTCTGAGGGCACGGTTTCCCGATTTGAAATGACAATTTGTCGGGAAACCCACACCGGGCTAAGGCCGTAATCAGTATGTGTAAAAAGGATGGTACGTTGAACAGTGTACTCTTGCGGGGCTGCATCAATAATACCGTTTATATGGGCAATGCCTTTCCCTTCGCCAGCTTTGAAATCGATGATTCCACGAAATGTTGCGTTATCTCTGACTATCTGCAAGTTTGCCCGGCAAACAAGATTGTGCTGATTCTCGTTTATCGGCGGAAGATAAAGGTACAGCGCGAGGCTGGTAACAATAGCCAGGCACGCTAAAAAGATGACGCGCGTCTGGATTCTGAAAGAGGCAATCGTTGCGAATATCTTCATTGGCTATCGTACCGTGGATAATAGACGGACTGGCAGGCATTATCGTGTGACAATTCCATGCGGGTAGCACAAAGGATGATCGAAATATTCTTCGTCTCAGGGTAAGCCGTTATATAAAGGTATTTATCATTGTTGCACATCTCGGGATGCCGCTTGATAAAGTCTTCATGTCGCGTGTGGTCACTGGCATCATCGTTTAAGAAATAATGGCATTGGCCAGCATATTTGTTTGAGACAACATAACCAGAGAAATATTGTTTGCTGATGACCCGTGGATAAATAAGTAGCGCGATTATTAGCATGGTTAACATAATAATCATGCCTTCGGCTGGCGTTAACAAAACACGTTTTGTTTTACCGACTAAAATGGCTGCCGTTTCATCTTGAGTTGCCAAAGAGATGTTCTGAGGAACAACTTCTGCTGTAGGTTCCTTAACTGTTTCAGGAATGAGTACACACTTTTTTTCTATGGTTATTTCTTGCTGAATGACCAGTCCTTTACGTGGAATCGTGGTGATTATTTGTTTATCCACATTCATTTGTAGGAAAGACTTACGCAAAGAAAGGATACTTTGATAAAAAGCATTAAAACTCACTTGCCTGTGACTTT
Coding sequences within:
- a CDS encoding sensor domain-containing diguanylate cyclase, with translation MLFNYDISLVLLAVIIACLTFYVSFWLCKAGARKNHYCWPLCSGPAMGCGVWVLHYMMMQAHHHSHVINYNIHKTMASLLIAIIGCTLGFGCFLFKKFRGKRYLLPALLFSSTIASMHYLGVAAIINAGHRHASITYVTLSLAVIFITSLIMLRLTHMMLVMTSKNDSYANFYRLSATVTLCLGVAIMHFLGTSDLNMAPSFRALAAINQEVHIEKTIAMMLIVLIVMIFIISIFIWFVNFKEHLSNELLKRELIAKNLQLKKMTQHDALTQLPNRFYLQNHLHTLFKRQVEPLHILFLDLDGFKRVNDVWGHAIGDELLVSISQTLRIVVSDEGFVARIGGDEFIIVVCQREKEAVIELAKKILASVSGVYTLSATTIDFLSASIGISIYPEHGRDIATLLKKADTAMYYIKNKSKNNVIIYDDTEMILPT
- a CDS encoding EAL domain-containing protein, which gives rise to MVVFTMVRVWFQNNFIYQLNTSKALLFNNNIVKSIVASSLAIVPFAIIRALLLVCSVISGYVGWHAFALWLDQLQQTLMDFMPILMNAFMALHWAIRNRRSVTHFLTVNICSLLFISRAISDDRLFFLDISIPIALFSGIIVNYCLDRFIGQVDKQLGAQTKNIKNTVLFFFSIFTISFCTFVMSFLAHHLFSLVPGYIENALQHSYPQTFSTGLLYIVLRCIPWFFGLHGYFLFYDIDANFLAEAQANIAAWHAGHADLNILSPEFYNIWCTIGGTGSTLSMLLCIIFTKNSSHRHIIGPSVPLAIFNINEPLIFGLPIVMNPVLIIPFILVPAVSYIIAYTATAWHLVPAISVAVNWSVPPIISTWIGTNGSIAAIILNFIIIAVGMLIYAPFLQRWTISKKNNQQQHLFLPPTNLELMPNHRKLKDEKEYMEALDHVHQLQSSGHFILYFQPQVRLSDRRIIGMEALIRHKGNDGKISPPLFLRYYDRLNAMPDIDFWVMEQAVSYLRQHLSHYTGMTLSVNVSPQTLVDKRLFNVISRILSEPLPAGWELEIEITESQAVNAPEQVAEVLAQLKLRGIKIALDDFGAGYSTLNYLTRYPLDKIKLDRSLVIGLGKKGGLQFLRQVTKLCQITECHVVIEGVETEDELRQILIEGVETEHEMALVRSAGIELAQGFLFWRPLPIDEICLVLEKNNASKEAQDQEQH
- a CDS encoding winged helix-turn-helix domain-containing protein, with product MSEADNLCYLIENKILFNPEKQSLVHADSHEQIKLKPTASLCLLLLLRNHGEIVTQNELLAFAWGESHRQVSFNAFYQSILSLRKSFLQMNVDKQIITTIPRKGLVIQQEITIEKKCVLIPETVKEPTAEVVPQNISLATQDETAAILVGKTKRVLLTPAEGMIIMLTMLIIALLIYPRVISKQYFSGYVVSNKYAGQCHYFLNDDASDHTRHEDFIKRHPEMCNNDKYLYITAYPETKNISIILCATRMELSHDNACQSVYYPRYDSQ